In bacterium, one DNA window encodes the following:
- a CDS encoding nuclear transport factor 2 family protein — protein IQLPEGGAPVRGGATIAAGFDDAPGLVLDWTPREGGVSAAGDLGWTWGRYTATWPEEDEASPASTGKYLNVWIREEGEWRVLVDMGNSDVLEE, from the coding sequence ATCCAGCTGCCCGAGGGCGGCGCCCCCGTGCGCGGCGGCGCGACCATCGCCGCAGGCTTCGACGACGCGCCCGGCCTCGTCCTGGACTGGACGCCCCGGGAAGGCGGCGTGTCCGCCGCGGGCGACCTGGGCTGGACCTGGGGGCGCTACACGGCGACCTGGCCGGAGGAGGACGAGGCCTCCCCCGCCTCGACCGGCAAGTACCTCAACGTCTGGATCCGCGAAGAGGGCGAATGGCGCGTCCTGGTGGACATGGGCAACAGCGATGTCCTGGAGGAGTGA
- a CDS encoding CHAT domain-containing protein, with product MAEATGYFDITESALLGRAKVARAQGRLDEALAHLEQAVDIVNTVRRRSGGSAGLQSGYFSQVGRSFEEMISVLGDLHAAQPESGHDRRAFDTAQMAKARSLLDLLAEAEVDLRVRAGTGYQEREAEILGGIASLQERLQAADPDSAAIMEAEIARLESRLDVLEAELREADPRYAELRYPHPCTLAEAQGEVLHEGELLLEYQLGKEESHLFAVTRDGFRMLDLPAREELERRVRDLLPMLRDYNVTGAEAAYYAPAARELARLLLDPVTEELTGASRVLIVPDGALHYLPFEALPVRDGGGARFSSLPFLVLEKEVAYAPSVSALQRLRASPGFPSSAGGLMVVADPIQAAPEQQSVFARVAGASGLRPVPHADEEIEALAATGFEPFILHRHGDASVAALAASPLSLGCRYLHFSAHGLFNEQSPQYSGLALSADPDGGDDGFLSVSEIFALDLDCAQVTLSACSSALGEQIDGEGLVGLTRAFLYAGARGVVSALWDIPGLGAAAFMSDYYGGLAAGTASASALAATKRGMIRGGTRDGLDLAHPALWAAFVLTGG from the coding sequence GTGGCCGAGGCCACCGGCTATTTCGACATCACCGAGTCGGCCCTGCTGGGCCGCGCCAAGGTGGCCCGCGCGCAGGGGCGCCTCGACGAGGCCCTGGCGCACCTGGAACAGGCCGTGGACATCGTCAACACGGTGCGCCGGCGCAGCGGCGGCTCGGCCGGCCTGCAGAGCGGCTACTTCAGCCAGGTGGGACGCTCGTTCGAGGAGATGATCAGCGTGCTGGGCGACCTGCACGCGGCACAGCCGGAGTCGGGACACGACCGCCGCGCCTTCGACACGGCCCAGATGGCCAAGGCCCGCTCGCTGCTGGATCTGCTGGCCGAGGCGGAGGTGGACCTGCGCGTGCGCGCGGGAACCGGCTACCAGGAGCGCGAGGCCGAGATCCTCGGCGGCATCGCGTCGCTGCAGGAGCGCCTCCAGGCCGCGGACCCGGACAGCGCCGCCATCATGGAAGCCGAGATAGCGCGACTGGAGAGCCGCCTGGACGTGCTCGAGGCCGAGTTGCGCGAGGCCGACCCGCGCTACGCCGAACTGCGCTACCCGCACCCCTGCACCCTGGCCGAGGCGCAGGGCGAAGTGCTCCACGAGGGCGAACTGCTGCTCGAGTACCAGCTCGGCAAGGAGGAATCGCATCTCTTCGCGGTCACCCGGGACGGCTTCCGGATGCTGGACCTGCCCGCGCGCGAGGAACTCGAGCGGCGCGTGCGCGACCTGCTGCCGATGCTGCGCGACTACAACGTCACCGGCGCCGAGGCGGCCTACTACGCGCCGGCGGCGCGGGAGCTGGCGCGTCTCCTGCTGGATCCCGTGACGGAGGAGCTGACCGGCGCCTCGCGCGTGCTGATCGTGCCGGACGGGGCCCTGCACTACCTCCCCTTCGAGGCCCTGCCGGTACGCGACGGCGGCGGCGCCCGCTTCTCGTCGCTGCCGTTTCTGGTGCTGGAGAAGGAGGTCGCCTACGCCCCCTCGGTGAGCGCCCTGCAACGGCTGCGCGCGTCGCCCGGGTTCCCGTCGTCCGCCGGCGGTCTGATGGTCGTGGCGGATCCGATCCAAGCCGCCCCGGAACAACAGAGCGTCTTCGCGCGCGTGGCCGGAGCCTCGGGGCTGCGCCCGGTGCCCCACGCGGACGAGGAAATCGAGGCTCTGGCGGCAACAGGGTTCGAGCCCTTCATCCTCCACCGCCACGGCGACGCCTCGGTCGCGGCCCTGGCCGCATCTCCCCTGTCCCTCGGCTGCCGCTACCTGCATTTCTCGGCCCACGGCCTCTTCAACGAGCAGAGCCCCCAGTACTCGGGCCTCGCCCTGTCCGCCGACCCCGACGGCGGGGACGACGGATTCCTGAGCGTCTCGGAGATCTTCGCCCTCGACCTGGACTGCGCGCAGGTGACCCTGTCCGCCTGCTCGTCGGCCCTGGGCGAGCAGATCGACGGCGAGGGCCTGGTCGGCTTGACGCGCGCCTTCCTGTATGCGGGCGCGCGCGGCGTCGTGTCCGCCCTGTGGGACATACCCGGCCTCGGCGCCGCCGCCTTCATGTCCGATTATTATGGGGGACTCGCCGCCGGAACCGCGAGCGCCAGCGCCCTGGCCGCGACCAAGCGCGGCATGATCCGCGGAGGTACCCGCGACGGCCTCGACCTGGCCCATCCCGCCCTGTGGGCGGCCTTCGTGCTCACGGGCGGCTAG